In Acidobacteriota bacterium, the genomic window TCCGGGCCACGAATCCGGCCATAGGCAAGGGATATGGACGTCAAATGGATTTCGACATGAGATAAAAATAAAACCCGGAGAGGAGTAATCAAGTAGGTACCATCGCCATGAACGTCCGCATTGCCTCAGAAAAACCATGAGCTATCCGCTTCCCCAACAGGTCGAAAGCGAGAGAGCGCCCAGCCGTCCGCCTTCAACAGGCGAGCAGGTGCGGGTGCTGATCGTGGACGACGAAGAGCACATCTGCGAACTGCTGCAGGAAGCCATGGAGAGCTGGGGTTTTCAGACCCAGGTCTTGAGTTCGCCCTTGCAATTGGAAGACCTCCTGCATCGGTCAGATCCCTTCGATCTGGTCATGCTCGATCTCTGCATGCCAGGGGTGTCGGGTCTGGAGTTGATTCCAGTCATCCGCGAGCACAGTCCGCGCAGCAAGATCCTGGTCGTGACCGGGATGGCCAACAAGGACAGCGTCGTGCACGTCCTGCGGGAAGGCGCTTTCGACTTCATCGAGAAACCTTTCAGCTTCGAATTTCTCAGACACAGGGTCGAGCAAGCCCTGGACGCCATGCGCAGCGAGAAGCAGCGCCGGCGGTCCCTGCGGGAACTGAGGCAAAGCCGGGAGAGCCTCTTCCGCAAGACCCAGCAATTGAGAAGAGCCAACCAGGAACTGCAAGACGCCAATACGGCCCTTTCCGTTCTGGCCCACAACATCGAGAAATCGCGGGAAGAGTCGGAGCAGCGGATCGTCAACCGCTTGCGGCACCTGACCCAGCCCGTGCGCGAATGGCTGGAGACCAAGCAAGGGCTGAAAGGCGTGGCCGCCGAGTTTGCCGCTCTGCTCGATTATGTGGATGACCTGGCCAAGGGCGGCGGCGAC contains:
- a CDS encoding response regulator, which codes for MSYPLPQQVESERAPSRPPSTGEQVRVLIVDDEEHICELLQEAMESWGFQTQVLSSPLQLEDLLHRSDPFDLVMLDLCMPGVSGLELIPVIREHSPRSKILVVTGMANKDSVVHVLREGAFDFIEKPFSFEFLRHRVEQALDAMRSEKQRRRSLRELRQSRESLFRKTQQLRRANQELQDANTALSVLAHNIEKSREESEQRIVNRLRHLTQPVREWLETKQGLKGVAAEFAALLDYVDDLAKGGGDDLDISSALSQTEYRVATMVRKGLTSKEVANHLGVSVDTVKTHRRNIRRKLDLAGTGSNLQTYLQQKL